A genomic segment from Mustela lutreola isolate mMusLut2 chromosome 15, mMusLut2.pri, whole genome shotgun sequence encodes:
- the LOC131816389 gene encoding olfactory receptor 1P1-like: MAGGNQTSIFEFLLWGLSERPEQQRFLFLLFLWMYVVTVVGNLLIVLAIGTDARLHTPMYFFLASLSCADILFTSTTVPKALVNIQIQSRSISYTGCLVQLYFFLTFGDMDIFLLATMAYDRYVAICHPLHYKMVMSCRRCTFLVTACWILTSLVAMTHTFLIFRLSFCSKKIIPDFFCDLGPLMKVSCSDTQVNELVLLFLGGAVILIPFVLILVSYIYIVSAILRVPSAQGRRKAFSTCGSHLAVVALFFGTVIRAYLCPSSSSSNSIEEDTAAAVMYTVVTPLLNPFIYSLQNKDMKRALVRFLRGKVFLSWGQ, from the coding sequence ATGGCAGGAGGCAACCAGACCAGCATCTTTGAGTTCCTCCTCTGGGGACTCTCAGAGCGGCCAGAGCAGCAGCGTTTCCTCTTCCTGCTGTTCCTGTGGATGTATGTGGTCACTGTGGTTGGGAACCTCCTCATTGTCCTGGCCATTGGTACTGATGCACGTCTCCACACACCTatgtacttcttccttgccagCCTGTCCTGTGCAGACATCCTCTTCACTTCCACCACTGTGCCTAAGGCCTTGGTGAACATCCAGATTCAGAGTAGGTCCATCTCCTACACAGGATGCCTGGTTCAGCTCTACTTCTTTTTGACTTTTGGGGACATGGACATCTTTCTCCTGGCCAcaatggcctatgaccgctatgtggccatctgccacCCTCTCCACTACAAGATGGTCATGAGCTGCCGGCGTTGCACCTTCTTGGTTACTGCCTGCTGGATCCTGACAAGTCTTGTTGCCATGACCCACACTTTCCTCATCTTCCGACTTTCTTTTTGCTCTAAGAAGATCATTCCTGATTTCTTCTGTGATCTGGGACCCCTGATGAAGGTGTCTTGCTCTGACACTCAGGTCAATGAGCTTGTACTCCTTTTCTTGGGAGGAGCAGTCATTTTAATCCCCTTTGTGCTCATCCTGGTCTCTTATATCTACATTGTTTCAGCCATCCTCAGAGTCCCCTCTGCCCAGGGAAGGCGCAAGGCCTTCTCTACCTGTGGGTCACACCTTGCGGTTGTTGCTCTGTTCTTTGGGACAGTGATCAGGGCTTAtctgtgcccctcatcatcttcCTCCAACTCCATAGAAGAGGACACAGCAGCTGCTGTCATGTACACAGTGGTAACCCCCCTGCTGAACCCTTTCATTTACAGCCTGCAGAACAAGGACATGAAGCGTGCCCTGGTGAGATTTCTCAGGGGTAAAGTCTTCCTTTCATGGGGTCAGTGA